CTGAAGAATCATAGTAGTCTCTACTCCAGTAGTTACTGCTAACCATTGTGTTTTCCACGTAATATGGTGTTATTATTGGTACGGGCACGGCGACCCACTCCTCATTATTAAGGCTCCACACATCCCACTTAAGAGTGAAGGCGTCATAATAATACCACATAAAAGCAGGTATTACTAGAGCAGCATGACTACGCCCTAACTGCCAGTCATAAGACGTGAAAGCAATGAATTTCGTGTCCTCGCTAAGGAACTGAGTAATTCCGCTACCTATAAGCACGCCCATTATAGTAGGGCCGTGTTTTCTTAATCCTGCTGCAGCAACTCCATACACTATTCCGGTCACAAGGGGTGGTATGTTTTGATAACTGGAAGTTACGGTTATCACGAGTGGTTTATAGAATGTGAATTCTGTTCCTGGTTGTAGTGTGTGGTTCCACGCTATTGAGTAGCTTGGTGATGGGTTTAGACAGTTTGTCAGTATCGCTTCGAAATTCACGAAATATTTGGGGCGGTAACACCAGCCCATAACGGCGGAGTTCAGGTATTCTTTCACGGACGCTATAGTCGGAAATCTTGACTTCTTGAATATCCAGACTCTCGCGTAGTAGTCTCTGAAGTTTTGCCATGCATAATTCTCAAGCCATGTCTCATCCCCGCCCTTAACAACGAGTCTATTTCTGAAGAATTGAGGAGGGTTCTCAGGAAGATTCCAGTAGTAGCCTCCCTGATACACGTCGCTAGACTGCGAGGTTATAGTGGGTTTTAGTGTGTCTTCGCCAAACCCTAACTCACGATGTATCCCTCTTATTACTGGGGTTATGTCTGTCTCGATTAAGAACTCACGCAGTCGTTCTACTTTAGGTATTGTTATCGTGACCCCCTTTTCGATTATCGCTAGCGGGTCCTCAAACGCTTTTTTCGATGACTCAAAGTAGTCATTGCCTAGACTCATGAAGTACTCTATGGACGTGAACGCATCACTACATATATAGTCGTGCCCCTCCTCATCATTTAACCAAATAGTTATTGAGAGTGTTGGTAACGTAAAACCGCTAATTCCGTGTTCTCTGAGACGCTTAATTATCTCCCCACCACTCATGCCCTCGACGACTCCAGTCTTCAAATACGTCTTCATCAACCTCTCAGACTCTCGCCGCAAACCCTCACTGAAGTATAGCGTAATTCTTTTTGTTCTGCTTAGTTCTGTAGTAGTTATTACGTGTGTCTCACCACCGAACGAGACGATGACCTCCCCAGAAAGTTTCTTCCCGTCAAGGACAAAGTCATTGTCTTCAAATATTATTGTTAGGGCTCCTCGCTCGCCAAACCCGGCGGCTCTCACTACGAAGGGACCAACACTCAAAGAAACCCTGTTGAAGAACCCGCTAAAAACTAGCGAAACTACAGAAATAGAAATCAAGACAATAAACACTAAAACAAAATAATTAATCTTCACTATTACGTCCCTTACCATATTAATCTTTCAAAGTTTATAAATTTTTCTATCTTTCTACTTAGAATAGCTTCTTTTTGTCGAAGTATTTTCACTCCCCTTAGTACTAGAGCAGGTGCATTGCAAGCAAGTATCCGCGTCTCGAACTCGTATTTCTATATTTTTAGCTCGTGATATTGTGTCGAGTTAAGAGTTCCTCTGACGCCCCGCCCTAAGGGACGAGGCTTTTCAGGTTGTAAAGTCAATCAGTTTTATTGGTGTTCTTAAGAAGTTCTTATCCTTTTAAGGGTTTTAAGTTCTCTAACTCTCATCTAGCGGCTCTGCAGCAATGACTAATGAGGACTTCTATAAAGAGTCTTAATAATGTCGAGAGGCTTAGAAGAGGGTTGACAGTCGTTTTGGTGTGTTAAGTTTTTGTAGGGTTTTGTGTTGGTGTAGGGGTGCCTGAGAAGTGTTGAGGGCGGTTTCTCGAGCTTCCCAGAGAGATTATATGTGAGTCTCGTGCTGTCAGGCTTGAAGGGTGTCCGTGACCTCCGCGTAGAGTGGCTAGTAGTCATGATGAATTGTGGGGCAGAAGCACAACCCATCCTAACAAACCTACAGAAACTAAGGCGGGAAACGATTAGTGATTGGGGATAAGTTTAAAGAAGATTAGCTCGAATTTTAGGTAGGAGAGAGTGTGCCGACTAATTTACCTGCTGAAGCTAAGGCTAAGTGGGTGAAGTATTTAGAGGCTAGAAGTACTGAGGAGAAGATAGAAGCTTTAGAAGAGTTTCTATCTGCTGTCCCTAAGCACAAAGGTACTGAGAATCTAGTCGCGTGGGCTAGGAGGAAGCTCTCAGAACTCAGGAAAGAACTTGAAGAAAAGAAGTCTAGGAGAAGTGGTAGTGGGGGTCCTACATTCTTCATAGAGAAGGAGGGCGCTGCTCAGGTAGTTGTTCTGGGCTTCCCGTCCTCTGGAAAAAGTTCTGTACTTAGAGCGTTAACTAATGCTAGGCCTGAAGTAGGCCGGGTGCCCTTCACTACTAAGCTACCTGTTCCGGGAATGATGACATACGAGGACGTTCAAATACAGTTGATAGATACTCCGGCATTTGTTGAGGGTCTTTCAAAAGGTGCTGTATGGTGGGGGACTAGATTACTAGGTCTCGCTAGAAACGCTGATGGTCTCTTAATAGTTCTTGACGCCTCGAACAATCCTATAAGACAGCTGGAAATCATAGCTAAAGAATTAACTGACTCAGGTATTTACCTAGTAAGGCCTAGAGGTCAAGTACACATAATTAGGGGGAGGAGTATTCAGGGAGTTAGAATAGTAGTAAACGGTAAGCTAATTGGGTGTACGGCTGATGACGTGAGGAGACTGCTCGAGAGTTACAGGCTCTACAACTCCGAGGTCAGGATAGTAGGTGAAGTAACTCTAGATGAGGTAGAGAGAGCTATTTTTGAGAAGACTACATACAAGCCCTCACTAGTACTGTTAAATAAAGTAGATCTTGTCGCAGAAGACCAAATAACTTCGCTAACGGAAGAATTAAAGAGAGTAGTTCCCGGAGTCAACGTAGTTCCTGTTTCCGCGATACTTATGAAGGGTTTCGAGAACGTTCCTTACTTAGTTTTCAAGATGCTCAACTTAATAAGAGTTTACACTAAAGAACCTAACTCAGATACTCACTCTCCAAAGCCTTTAATCCTTAAAGAAGGCTCAACACTCGAGGATGCTGTGAGAGAGATACGTGAAGAATTCTTAAAGTTTTTTAAGTACGCAAGGGTCTGGGGTCCCTCAGCTAAATACCCTGGCGAGAAAGTAGGTCTTTCTCACAAGTTAATGGATAAAGACATAATTGAGATAAGAACAACTATTAAAGGTATCTGAGCAGGAAGCGAGAGGTAGTGACTGTATGGTCAAGAAGAGCAAGGGTGTTAAGAAGAAGAGTGCTGAGGAGATTAAGCCAGAGAAAGAAAGGCTTCTCAAAGAAACTACGCAAGCAATTACTAAAGAAAAGAAAGTGAGTCGTAAG
The sequence above is a segment of the Zestosphaera sp. genome. Coding sequences within it:
- a CDS encoding GTPase — protein: MPTNLPAEAKAKWVKYLEARSTEEKIEALEEFLSAVPKHKGTENLVAWARRKLSELRKELEEKKSRRSGSGGPTFFIEKEGAAQVVVLGFPSSGKSSVLRALTNARPEVGRVPFTTKLPVPGMMTYEDVQIQLIDTPAFVEGLSKGAVWWGTRLLGLARNADGLLIVLDASNNPIRQLEIIAKELTDSGIYLVRPRGQVHIIRGRSIQGVRIVVNGKLIGCTADDVRRLLESYRLYNSEVRIVGEVTLDEVERAIFEKTTYKPSLVLLNKVDLVAEDQITSLTEELKRVVPGVNVVPVSAILMKGFENVPYLVFKMLNLIRVYTKEPNSDTHSPKPLILKEGSTLEDAVREIREEFLKFFKYARVWGPSAKYPGEKVGLSHKLMDKDIIEIRTTIKGI